A genome region from Actinomycetota bacterium includes the following:
- a CDS encoding aspartate kinase, with amino-acid sequence MAVVVAKFGGTSVGSPERIAAVARRLVARRAAGDDVVAVVSAMGDVTDELVELAAQITPDPPDREMDMLLATGEQVSIALLAMAIHAQGAEAISFTGPQVGIITDTGHTKAKIREVRADCVRDELDAGRIVIVAGFQGMTADGHITTLGRGGSDTTAVAVAAGIGADVCEIFTDVDGVFTADPRIVPAARKIDTISYEEMLELAASGAGVLNLRAVEFARNHGVVVHCRSSFNEQPGTIVKEADETMEQAVISGVAHDTSEAKVTIRDVPDRPGVAADVFERMAEANVNVDMIIQNVSEQGTTDISFTVPKTDLARAKRAAELAVGDLGARDWSVDEGIAKVSLVGAGMKTHPGVAARMFRTLADAGVNIGMISTSTIRITAVVAADEVERAVRALHEAFELSGAAGAAGAGEVEGE; translated from the coding sequence GTGGCGGTCGTGGTCGCCAAGTTCGGGGGGACCTCGGTGGGCTCGCCCGAGCGCATCGCAGCCGTCGCACGCAGGCTCGTCGCGCGCCGCGCTGCGGGCGACGACGTGGTCGCGGTCGTGTCGGCCATGGGCGATGTCACCGACGAGCTCGTCGAGCTCGCCGCGCAGATCACGCCGGACCCGCCCGACCGCGAGATGGACATGCTGCTCGCGACGGGCGAGCAGGTGTCGATCGCACTGCTCGCGATGGCGATCCACGCGCAAGGGGCCGAGGCGATCTCGTTCACGGGACCACAGGTCGGCATCATCACCGACACCGGGCACACGAAGGCCAAGATCCGCGAGGTCCGCGCCGACTGCGTGCGCGATGAGCTCGACGCAGGCCGCATCGTGATCGTCGCCGGCTTCCAGGGCATGACCGCCGACGGGCACATCACCACGCTCGGCCGCGGCGGGTCGGACACGACCGCGGTCGCGGTGGCCGCCGGCATCGGCGCCGACGTCTGCGAGATCTTCACGGACGTGGACGGCGTGTTCACCGCGGACCCGCGCATCGTGCCGGCCGCGCGCAAGATCGACACGATCAGCTACGAGGAGATGCTCGAGCTCGCAGCATCGGGCGCCGGCGTGCTCAACCTGCGCGCGGTGGAGTTCGCGCGCAACCACGGCGTGGTGGTGCACTGCCGCTCGTCCTTCAACGAGCAGCCCGGAACCATCGTCAAGGAGGCCGACGAGACCATGGAACAGGCCGTCATCTCAGGCGTCGCCCACGACACCTCGGAGGCCAAGGTGACCATCCGAGACGTCCCGGACCGCCCCGGTGTGGCGGCCGACGTCTTCGAGCGGATGGCCGAGGCGAACGTGAACGTCGACATGATCATCCAGAACGTGTCCGAGCAGGGCACGACGGACATCTCGTTCACCGTGCCCAAGACCGACCTCGCCCGGGCGAAGCGTGCCGCGGAACTCGCGGTCGGCGATCTCGGAGCGCGGGACTGGAGCGTCGACGAGGGCATCGCGAAGGTCTCGCTCGTCGGCGCGGGCATGAAGACGCACCCCGGCGTCGCGGCGCGCATGTTCCGGACGCTGGCGGATGCCGGCGTCAACATCGGCATGATCTCGACCTCGACGATCCGCATCACCGCGGTCGTCGCGGCCGACGAGGTGGAGCGCGCGGTACGCGCCTTGCACGAGGCATTCGAGTTGAGCGGCGCCGCCGGGGCGGCGGGCGCCGGCGAAGTCGAAGGGGAGTGA
- a CDS encoding aspartate-semialdehyde dehydrogenase, whose product MAWGKPMPERPVVAVAGATGAVGIEMLNVLDQRGFPAAEVRALASSRSAGRRLPFAGGELTVSELTADSFAGVDIALFSAGAAISKQFREAVTSAGCVMIDNSSAFRMDEDVPLVVPEVNAEDALWHSGVIANPNCSTIQMVVVLGVLAGLAPIERVVVSTYQAASGAGQAAMDELYEQTGDFLAGRDVVPEQFAHRIAFNCIPQIDVFLDDLSTKEEWKMVVETKKILHAPALDVFATCVRVPVLRCHSEALAVEFAAPVSLEAAREALGAADGVSLVDEPDEKRYPMPALLEGTDDCYVGRLRVDPTVPHGLGMWIVADQLRKGAALNAVQIAEALLPAVG is encoded by the coding sequence ATGGCCTGGGGCAAGCCGATGCCCGAGCGTCCCGTGGTGGCCGTTGCGGGCGCGACCGGCGCGGTGGGGATCGAGATGCTGAACGTGCTCGACCAGCGCGGCTTCCCCGCCGCGGAGGTGCGCGCGCTGGCCTCCTCGCGTTCGGCGGGCAGGCGGCTGCCGTTCGCCGGGGGCGAGCTGACCGTCTCCGAGTTGACGGCGGACTCGTTCGCCGGCGTCGACATCGCACTGTTCTCGGCCGGAGCCGCCATCAGCAAGCAGTTCCGCGAGGCGGTCACCTCGGCGGGCTGCGTGATGATCGACAACTCCTCGGCGTTCCGCATGGACGAGGACGTCCCGCTCGTGGTTCCCGAGGTCAACGCCGAGGACGCCCTGTGGCACTCGGGCGTCATCGCGAACCCGAACTGCTCGACCATCCAGATGGTCGTCGTTCTCGGCGTGCTCGCCGGGCTCGCGCCGATCGAGCGCGTCGTCGTGTCCACCTACCAGGCGGCGTCGGGCGCGGGACAGGCGGCCATGGACGAGCTGTACGAGCAGACCGGCGACTTCCTCGCCGGACGTGACGTCGTACCCGAGCAGTTCGCGCACCGCATCGCGTTCAACTGCATCCCGCAGATCGATGTCTTCTTGGACGACCTGTCCACCAAGGAGGAGTGGAAGATGGTCGTCGAGACGAAGAAGATCCTGCACGCGCCTGCCCTCGACGTGTTCGCGACCTGCGTGCGCGTCCCGGTGCTGCGCTGCCACTCCGAGGCGCTCGCGGTCGAGTTCGCGGCGCCGGTCTCCCTCGAGGCCGCGCGTGAGGCGCTCGGTGCCGCGGACGGCGTGTCCCTCGTCGACGAGCCGGACGAGAAGCGCTACCCGATGCCGGCGCTCCTGGAGGGCACCGACGACTGCTACGTGGGCCGGCTGCGCGTCGATCCCACCGTCCCGCACGGGCTCGG